A DNA window from Paenibacillus andongensis contains the following coding sequences:
- a CDS encoding glutathione peroxidase has translation MNVHQFTARTIRGEEKSLADYQGQVLLIVNTATQCGFAPQFKGLQELHDTYKEQGFSVLGFPCNQFKDQEPGDDAQVEQTCQINFGVNFPLFSKINVNGADAHPLYQYLKKQASGLLGSSIKWNFTKFLVDQQGNVIKRFSPTTSPSKIDSQIRKLLEKSAVHA, from the coding sequence TTGAACGTTCATCAATTTACAGCTCGCACGATCCGCGGTGAAGAAAAGTCTCTTGCCGATTATCAAGGTCAAGTGCTGCTTATTGTAAATACCGCAACACAGTGCGGATTTGCTCCTCAATTCAAAGGACTTCAAGAGCTCCATGACACATATAAAGAACAAGGTTTTAGCGTGTTAGGATTTCCATGCAATCAGTTTAAGGATCAGGAGCCCGGCGACGACGCTCAAGTCGAGCAAACTTGCCAAATTAATTTCGGTGTTAACTTTCCTTTGTTCTCCAAAATCAATGTGAACGGCGCAGACGCCCATCCGCTTTACCAATACTTGAAAAAACAGGCATCAGGACTACTTGGTTCAAGCATCAAATGGAATTTCACAAAGTTTCTAGTTGATCAGCAAGGCAATGTGATTAAACGCTTCTCCCCTACTACTTCACCAAGCAAAATAGACAGCCAAATTCGCAAGCTGTTAGAGAAATCAGCTGTTCATGCTTAA
- a CDS encoding DUF1450 domain-containing protein, which produces MRNDIRICDKCKHMKVKTALSKISVIAPDAEVKVACKSYCGPCSRFAFIFINGRYVTAPTEDEVIEKVKKYVK; this is translated from the coding sequence ATGCGCAATGATATTCGCATTTGTGATAAATGCAAACACATGAAGGTGAAGACGGCCCTTTCTAAAATAAGTGTCATTGCCCCCGATGCTGAAGTCAAAGTTGCCTGCAAATCATATTGCGGTCCTTGTTCCCGATTTGCATTTATTTTTATTAATGGACGCTATGTGACAGCACCAACAGAAGACGAAGTGATTGAAAAGGTCAAAAAGTATGTAAAATAA
- a CDS encoding heme biosynthesis protein HemY, whose amino-acid sequence MNVKISRNAAKVLQLELDKEENKGLLVRVQVTHSHGDHAHYGLGLDDKSENDVLVSTDKGIDVILDKNEPLLDGIRIDYFYTPEEGFMITNPSKGNHGDH is encoded by the coding sequence ATGAACGTCAAAATTTCACGCAATGCAGCTAAAGTACTTCAGTTGGAGCTTGATAAAGAAGAAAACAAAGGATTATTGGTTCGCGTACAAGTGACTCATTCACACGGTGACCATGCTCACTATGGTTTGGGTCTTGACGATAAATCAGAAAATGACGTCCTTGTAAGCACGGATAAAGGTATTGACGTTATTCTTGATAAAAATGAACCTTTGCTGGATGGCATCCGTATTGATTACTTCTACACACCAGAAGAAGGCTTCATGATTACGAACCCAAGCAAGGGGAATCACGGAGATCACTAA
- a CDS encoding winged helix-turn-helix transcriptional regulator, with protein MSTLENEKVAPLSNYVPKVPKEIECSVERTLEVIGGKWAFLVLRELFCGTKRFGELQRQITGVSPKSLTDILRHLEEHGVLERMAYPTVPVTVEYTLTPKGQDLHQIIKEMKLWSAKWT; from the coding sequence ATGTCAACCCTAGAGAATGAAAAAGTCGCTCCACTCAGCAACTATGTTCCTAAAGTACCCAAAGAAATCGAATGCTCAGTGGAAAGAACACTTGAAGTTATTGGTGGAAAATGGGCTTTTCTCGTGCTTCGCGAATTATTTTGCGGAACGAAGCGTTTCGGCGAGCTGCAGCGCCAGATAACTGGAGTAAGCCCTAAATCATTAACGGATATCCTTCGTCACCTCGAGGAACATGGGGTTTTGGAACGAATGGCTTACCCTACGGTTCCTGTTACGGTCGAGTATACCTTGACACCGAAGGGCCAGGATTTGCATCAAATAATAAAAGAAATGAAGTTATGGTCAGCAAAGTGGACATAA
- the map gene encoding type I methionyl aminopeptidase, producing the protein MITIKSKEQIEKMGRAGRILADCHKEIAKMIRPGITSWEIDQFVEGFLAKHGATPEQKGYHGYPYATCASVNDVICHGFPKKEPLNDGDIVTIDMVVRIDGWLADSAWSYAVGNISPVAEKLLQVTKESLYKGIEQAIPGNRIGDVSHAIQVYAESHGFSVVRDFIGHGIGSEMHEEPQVPHYGPAGKGPRIKEGMVFTIEPMLNVGKYHSKVDQDGWTARTYDGSLSAQYEHTIAITSQGPIILTEQ; encoded by the coding sequence ATGATTACAATCAAATCAAAAGAACAAATAGAAAAAATGGGCCGAGCAGGCCGTATCCTGGCTGATTGCCATAAAGAAATTGCCAAAATGATCCGACCTGGTATTACCTCCTGGGAAATCGACCAATTCGTAGAGGGCTTTCTGGCTAAACACGGAGCCACTCCTGAGCAAAAAGGGTATCACGGTTATCCATATGCTACTTGTGCTTCCGTCAACGACGTGATCTGTCACGGTTTTCCTAAGAAGGAGCCCCTGAATGACGGCGATATTGTAACCATCGACATGGTTGTTCGTATAGATGGTTGGTTGGCTGACTCCGCGTGGTCCTATGCTGTGGGTAACATTTCTCCGGTTGCCGAGAAGTTGCTGCAAGTAACGAAAGAATCTCTTTACAAAGGAATTGAGCAAGCCATTCCCGGCAACCGTATCGGCGATGTGTCGCATGCCATTCAGGTGTATGCCGAATCTCATGGTTTTTCCGTTGTAAGAGATTTTATCGGACACGGGATTGGCTCCGAGATGCATGAAGAGCCGCAAGTGCCTCATTATGGGCCAGCTGGCAAAGGGCCGCGGATTAAAGAAGGCATGGTCTTCACAATTGAACCGATGCTAAATGTCGGTAAATACCATTCCAAAGTTGATCAAGACGGATGGACAGCAAGAACTTATGACGGCAGTCTTTCCGCTCAGTACGAACACACCATTGCGATTACTAGCCAAGGACCGATTATTTTAACCGAACAATAA
- the ytvI gene encoding sporulation integral membrane protein YtvI — MLSFYKKYWRTAFDIALIVLTVYLFMLLFSYLYRIATPIFLALIIFMMIEPFARFLHRKGIRKSIASAISTLVFVLIILGALTGAAVIFTSQIMSLVDKVDEYQAVFNDQIIHKISELNDRFQTLPPDVIAKAKDYAGQFAGNASKFIIAFLSGLVASLTSFSTFMFNFIVGIILAYFLSIEIDSWKRLAGEKTPKTFKSVFFFLKENVVKGIVSYIKAQAKLISLTFVVVFFALLLLGVNNAFSISLLSAIFDVLPLLGVSTLFIPWIIYLFIVGQTTLAIWLSAILLVVILVRQIMEPKITGESLGVSAFTTLAFMIVSLSLFGFAGVILSPVLIILIKALYTQGYLQRWIRKPEDEYVQGKLPYSGP, encoded by the coding sequence ATGCTTTCTTTTTACAAAAAATATTGGAGAACAGCTTTTGACATCGCTCTCATTGTACTAACCGTCTATTTATTCATGCTGTTATTTAGTTACCTGTATCGCATCGCTACCCCTATCTTTCTGGCTCTGATCATTTTCATGATGATCGAGCCTTTTGCTAGGTTTTTGCATCGCAAAGGGATACGTAAGTCAATCGCTTCGGCGATTTCGACCTTAGTATTTGTCCTTATTATCCTTGGCGCACTGACCGGTGCCGCAGTCATTTTTACCAGTCAGATCATGAGTCTTGTCGATAAGGTGGATGAATACCAAGCGGTTTTCAACGATCAAATCATACATAAAATTAGCGAATTGAATGACCGATTTCAAACGCTGCCACCTGACGTTATTGCGAAAGCCAAAGATTATGCTGGGCAATTCGCCGGCAATGCCTCCAAGTTTATCATTGCTTTCTTATCTGGTTTGGTAGCCTCGTTGACATCGTTCTCAACCTTCATGTTTAACTTCATCGTCGGGATCATCTTAGCCTACTTCCTTAGCATTGAAATTGATTCTTGGAAACGCCTTGCAGGTGAAAAAACACCAAAAACCTTCAAATCCGTCTTCTTTTTTCTCAAAGAAAATGTCGTGAAAGGGATTGTCTCCTACATAAAAGCGCAAGCCAAACTAATCTCTTTGACGTTCGTTGTCGTATTCTTCGCCTTGCTTCTGCTCGGCGTTAATAATGCTTTCTCTATCTCGTTGTTGTCAGCTATATTCGATGTGCTGCCGCTGCTTGGCGTATCCACTTTGTTCATTCCATGGATCATCTACCTGTTTATTGTTGGACAAACGACTCTAGCGATCTGGCTCAGTGCCATACTCCTGGTCGTCATCCTCGTCAGACAAATTATGGAGCCAAAGATTACTGGAGAATCACTCGGAGTATCGGCCTTTACAACCTTAGCTTTCATGATTGTATCCCTTTCCCTCTTTGGATTTGCTGGGGTCATCCTTTCGCCTGTACTGATCATTCTAATCAAAGCTCTGTATACGCAAGGCTACCTGCAACGTTGGATTCGTAAGCCCGAAGATGAGTATGTTCAAGGTAAATTACCTTATAGCGGACCTTAA
- a CDS encoding AraC family transcriptional regulator, translated as MALHDVTIKLISHVYWHRKVAFMLDEDEYPCWTIFAVEDGRFLYRVGEQKGEAGFGDIVICPPNTVFQRKTLEPLSFHFLQFVWLSEPYVGDEAVWIGKLTINDKERLSSNYRYLRQLPGWDEESTLHKQHMVNDLLRLVKMERDHKEDPSIEVDLLMEKARRYMTEYAYDSLSLLDLAVSLGLTPVQFTRKFRKAYGLTPSEFLNEMRLTRARHLLEGSTLTLDAIAEKCGFENGFYLSRVFTRKMGMAPSIYRNRHRV; from the coding sequence GTGGCTTTACATGATGTAACTATTAAGCTCATCTCCCATGTCTATTGGCACCGAAAAGTGGCGTTTATGTTAGATGAAGACGAGTATCCATGTTGGACGATATTTGCCGTAGAAGACGGCAGATTCCTCTATCGAGTTGGGGAGCAGAAAGGCGAAGCGGGGTTCGGAGACATTGTCATCTGTCCACCTAATACCGTGTTTCAGAGGAAAACACTCGAACCACTGTCCTTTCACTTCCTGCAGTTTGTATGGTTATCTGAACCATATGTTGGTGATGAAGCCGTTTGGATAGGGAAATTGACGATTAACGATAAAGAACGTTTATCTTCTAATTATCGTTATTTGAGACAGCTTCCCGGCTGGGACGAAGAGAGCACGCTGCACAAACAGCACATGGTGAATGATTTATTACGTTTGGTCAAAATGGAGCGAGATCACAAAGAAGACCCATCCATAGAAGTGGATTTGTTAATGGAGAAGGCCCGGAGGTACATGACGGAATATGCTTATGATAGCTTATCCCTTTTGGATTTGGCCGTATCTCTGGGACTCACCCCCGTACAATTCACCCGTAAGTTTCGCAAGGCGTACGGACTAACACCTTCGGAGTTTTTGAATGAAATGCGTCTCACTAGAGCTCGGCATTTGTTGGAGGGATCAACACTTACCTTGGATGCGATTGCCGAGAAATGCGGATTCGAAAACGGCTTTTATTTGAGCCGCGTTTTTACCCGAAAAATGGGCATGGCTCCATCGATATACCGAAACAGGCATCGTGTTTAA
- a CDS encoding FAD-dependent oxidoreductase, with the protein MKHEIVQSDITVVGGGLAGVCAAIAAARLGQTVSLVQNRPVLGGNASSEVRVWVCGATSHGVHRNARETGIMGELFVENQYRNIDGNPYIWDLIVLEKVKTEKNITLFLNTDVHEVHAEGDETSRTIRSVTGWMMGSERRIRFDSRVYLDCTGDGLVGFLAGAKYRIGREAQEEFNEEWAPLVADDITLGSTLLFYTKDAGRPVKYIAPSFAKDITQTSIPMKRVIRSGDNGCAYWWIEWGGEHDVVHENERIRDELSSVIYGIWDYIKNSGKFESENLTLEWIGSIPGKREYRRFVGDYVLNQNDIIAQELFEDRVAFGGWSIDLHPPQGMYATAKGSKHMHMDGSYHIPFRSLYSVNVTNMLMAGRNISASHVAFGTTRVMATCAVIGEAAGTGAALCAAKGISPRELHSSHLSELQQTLLRQDAAVLGLKNADAADLVLRAEMTASSTLTRLALEQSASVLPLSAHVALLVPADPFIDGIELLLDASEATELTVELWSTGKPQNYVPHTQVTSIQIAVAKGTQQWVNAALSWHPEAAQNAFVILRSNPALSVHLSAKPQTGVLSFKHDAASANAVDFGDMHHHQPVIDWSAHAFIRKPICFRLLSPTSAFAADKAADGYKRPYGGPHLWSSAGLEVSQSEWLEVSWPETVRIRSVHLTFNDDVNEDLINLHHHRTEFEIIPELVKDYKLQAFISGDWTTVAEGLDNHTRNHVHLLPKAVTTDRLRVVVEAANGTERAEIVEIRCYG; encoded by the coding sequence ATGAAGCATGAAATCGTTCAATCAGACATAACCGTGGTCGGCGGCGGATTAGCAGGTGTTTGTGCGGCAATCGCTGCAGCACGGTTAGGCCAAACAGTCTCTCTCGTCCAAAATCGTCCTGTCCTTGGCGGAAATGCCAGCAGTGAAGTTCGCGTCTGGGTATGCGGCGCTACCTCCCACGGTGTTCATCGAAATGCGAGAGAAACCGGTATCATGGGTGAACTATTTGTAGAGAACCAGTACCGTAATATCGACGGAAATCCTTATATTTGGGACTTAATCGTACTTGAAAAAGTCAAAACGGAGAAGAATATCACATTGTTCTTGAACACGGATGTCCATGAGGTCCACGCGGAAGGTGACGAGACCAGTCGAACGATTCGTTCTGTCACAGGCTGGATGATGGGATCTGAACGGCGTATTCGATTCGATAGTCGTGTTTACCTCGATTGCACAGGTGACGGGTTAGTCGGTTTCCTCGCAGGTGCGAAATATCGCATTGGGCGTGAAGCACAAGAGGAGTTTAATGAGGAATGGGCACCACTCGTCGCGGACGATATTACACTTGGAAGCACCCTGTTGTTCTATACAAAAGACGCAGGCCGACCGGTCAAATATATCGCACCAAGCTTCGCGAAAGACATCACACAAACCTCCATTCCCATGAAGCGAGTCATTCGCAGCGGCGATAATGGATGCGCTTATTGGTGGATTGAATGGGGCGGTGAGCATGATGTTGTTCATGAAAATGAGCGAATCCGCGATGAGCTGTCCTCCGTCATCTACGGCATTTGGGATTATATCAAAAATTCCGGTAAATTCGAGAGTGAAAACCTGACGCTCGAATGGATCGGCTCCATTCCGGGGAAAAGGGAATATCGTCGTTTTGTTGGAGACTACGTACTGAATCAGAACGATATCATCGCACAGGAGCTGTTTGAAGACCGTGTCGCGTTCGGCGGCTGGTCCATCGATTTACATCCACCGCAGGGGATGTATGCCACAGCCAAAGGATCTAAACATATGCATATGGACGGCAGTTACCATATCCCGTTCCGTTCTCTCTACTCCGTCAACGTGACGAATATGCTGATGGCGGGACGCAACATCAGCGCGTCCCACGTGGCCTTTGGCACGACGCGCGTCATGGCGACATGTGCCGTCATAGGCGAAGCCGCGGGCACAGGAGCAGCGCTCTGCGCGGCAAAGGGCATCTCCCCCCGTGAGCTGCACAGCAGCCACTTGAGCGAGCTTCAGCAGACGCTGCTTCGACAGGATGCAGCCGTCCTCGGTCTGAAGAACGCGGATGCAGCAGACCTCGTGCTCCGCGCTGAAATGACAGCGTCCAGCACCTTGACGCGACTTGCGCTTGAGCAATCTGCGTCGGTGCTGCCGCTCAGCGCGCATGTGGCGCTTCTCGTGCCGGCAGATCCGTTCATTGACGGCATTGAGCTGCTGCTGGATGCTTCGGAAGCTACGGAGCTTACAGTCGAGCTCTGGAGCACTGGGAAGCCGCAGAACTACGTCCCCCATACACAGGTGACGTCCATTCAAATAGCAGTCGCTAAGGGTACTCAGCAATGGGTAAATGCTGCACTTTCTTGGCATCCTGAAGCCGCTCAGAACGCTTTTGTCATTCTCAGAAGCAACCCTGCGCTTTCCGTCCATCTATCCGCCAAACCACAAACGGGCGTGCTTTCCTTCAAGCATGATGCTGCATCAGCAAATGCCGTAGATTTCGGTGATATGCATCATCATCAGCCGGTCATTGATTGGAGCGCGCATGCCTTCATTCGGAAGCCAATCTGCTTCCGTCTGCTCTCGCCCACTTCCGCATTCGCAGCCGATAAAGCTGCCGATGGGTATAAGCGTCCTTACGGAGGCCCTCACCTATGGTCGTCGGCTGGCCTTGAGGTCTCTCAGTCTGAATGGCTTGAAGTCAGTTGGCCAGAGACAGTGCGGATTCGCAGCGTACATCTCACTTTCAATGATGATGTGAACGAAGATTTAATTAATTTGCATCATCATCGGACGGAATTCGAGATCATTCCTGAACTGGTCAAAGACTATAAACTTCAAGCCTTCATCAGCGGTGACTGGACCACAGTGGCTGAAGGGCTCGATAATCATACGCGCAATCATGTTCATCTGTTGCCGAAAGCTGTGACGACTGATCGACTTCGGGTGGTAGTTGAAGCCGCGAACGGGACGGAACGGGCAGAGATTGTAGAAATCCGTTGTTATGGTTGA